One Paroedura picta isolate Pp20150507F chromosome 3, Ppicta_v3.0, whole genome shotgun sequence genomic window carries:
- the LOC143831395 gene encoding olfactory receptor 13H1-like codes for MMNNSETVVTEFILLGLSNHPVVQVIFFWIVLAVYLINLLGNGLMVLLIITDSHLHTPMYFFLGNLSFLDICYTSSSLPQVLVTFTTERTTISLVACMAQIHISLYLGITECVLLAVMAYDRFVAICSPLHYTVTMSWRVCIQMSIGTWGSGFILTLIPTVMGPKRFCGSNVINHFTCEAQTVGKLVCGDTHFSDIVSFISSILVLIVPFTFILLTYFRIGLAIWRIHSNQGWSKALSTCGSHLAVVGIFFGSAMAMYLQPKSKYTSDGDKMVSLLYGAVTPMLNPLIYSLRNKDVKQALQRLFEGKGSRY; via the coding sequence ATGATGAACAACAGTGAGACGGTGGTGACCGAGTTCATTTTGCTTGGTCTCTCCAACCATCCTGTGGTGCAAGTCATCTTCTTCTGGATTGTTCTTGCCGTCTACCTCATCAACTTGCTGGGGAACGGCCTGATGGTTCTCCTGATCATCACTGACTCTCACCTTCATACACCCATGTACTTTTTCCTTGGCAATCTTTCCTTCTTAGACATTTGCTACACCAGCAGCAGCCTCCCCCAGGTCTTGGTGACTTTCACCACAGAGAGAACGACCATTTCCCTTGTGGCCTGCATGGCTCAGATACACATCAGCCTGTACCTAGGCATCACAGAGTGTGTCCTCCTGGCTGTCATGGCCTATGACCGCTTTGTGGCCATATGCAGCCCCCTCCACTACACGGTGACCATGAGCTGGAGAGTTTGTATCCAAATGTCCATTGGAACTTGGGGTTCTGGCTTCATCCTGACCCTCATCCCTACCGTCATGGGCCCTAAACGGTTCTGTGGCTCTAATGTCATCAACCACTTCACTTGTGAGGCCCAAACAGTAGGCAAGCTGGTCTGTGGCGACACCCACTTCAGTGATATTGTTTCTTTCATCAGCAGCATTCTGGTCCTTATTGTACCCTTTACTTTCATCTTGTTGACCTATTTCCGAATCGGCCTGGCTATTTGGCGAATCCATTCCAACCAGGGCTGGAGCAAGGCTCTCTCTACTTGTGGTTCCCATCTAGCTGTTGTCGGCATCTTCTTTGGTTCAGCCATGGCTATGTACCTTCAACCAAAATCCAAATATACTTCTGATGGAGATAAGATGGTCTCTCTTCTCTATGGAGCTGTGACTCCCATGCTCAACCCTCTGATATATAGTCTGAGGAACAAGGATGTGAAACAGGCTCTGCAGAGACTTTTTGAGGGAAAGGGATCTAGATATTAA